The nucleotide window GGAAAGCTGAAAGCTGAAAGCTGAAAGCTGACCGCTGACCGCTCCCCCTCACCGCCCCGTCGACCCGTGCCCGCCCTCGCCCCGCTCCGTCGACGACAGTTCATCGACCTCCACGACGCGCACGGGCGCCAGCCGCGCGATCACGATCTGCGCGATCCGATCACCGTCATGCAGCACGTATTTATCGAGATCGCCAAAGGTCCACATCGTCACGCGCAACTCGCCGCGATAGTCCGCATCGACCGTCCCGAACGCCACGCCGATGCCCTTAAGGGAAAG belongs to Dehalococcoidia bacterium and includes:
- the dut gene encoding dUTP diphosphatase; amino-acid sequence: MEDIDLRVLKLHEGARLPVRATPGSSGLDICACLVEPLTLRRAPAMVPTGLAIEVPPRYDVQVRPRSGLSLKGIGVAFGTVDADYRGELRVTMWTFGDLDKYVLHDGDRIAQIVIARLAPVRVVEVDELSSTERGEGGHGSTGR